The following DNA comes from Eleginops maclovinus isolate JMC-PN-2008 ecotype Puerto Natales chromosome 8, JC_Emac_rtc_rv5, whole genome shotgun sequence.
CTCCTCTACTTCATTAGCAAAAGACTGGAAAATAAGACCCATCACTTTGCgttaaaatattaatatcatCACaggcaaaataaatataagcatCTCTGCCTAAACTTTATCATATCTACCAGCGTAGATGTGTTACATTTATCATTCCAGATGTATTCCAACAACTTTTGCACACTGCCCCATTGCACCACTGTATTAGCTACTGTTAACATGTTGCATTGTCGTTCcgaatatgtatttatatttatagatgCTAGTCAAATGTTGATGTTAACCTTTGTCTTTGCTTTAGTTTCATGACTATTTCTGTGAACAGAAATAGCAAAAATAACAGGTGGTCAGATTCTGTGGCTTAGCTAATGAAGCTCATTTTGAATCTATATCGACGTTGCaacaaattaacattaaaaaaaatgctttagcGGTGGACTAAtaacattgctttttgttgtttgataaTTATAAAGCAAATATTATTCCTGCCATTACATTTTGTGGCCGCTAGAGGGCGACATAAACAACCATTTAAATGCAGTATGTCgctctccatggtgctgaaattACGGTAATATATCGACTCCTCACTGCTGCCACAActatcatttacatttctgcttctatgaaaacacaaagtgcACCTTAGGAATCATGCAGTACTTCTGGTAACCACCTCATATTATACCAACCTCATAGAAACAGCCTGGAGCTCTTTAGCAAGAAGCTAACAACCACCACCTGCAGAACCCCCTAGGTAGTAGCTACCTTGAAAGACCTCAAAACCCTGCAATACTTCAAAAATACTTACAGAAAGAGTGAATATTAGGGCAGTTAAACACTGAACTCACCCAGCAAAATGGGTTAACATTCAACCCAAATTTACAGTCATAGTGACTTTAATTCTTGGTCAATTTTACCTCATATCTTATGTTTACTCTGTGTTTACTTTTGGTCAAATGTGGCAAAATTaaacatctaaataaataaatacaatttataaaaatgtgttttattatatttagttatgGCTTTTAGGTATTATGTTACCAACCATTGGTTGAAGAATGAACAAACCAGCCGAGAAAGcatttgtgtttgcattccAACTAAATCAACTTTGATTATATAatttattcattgtttaatGATTTGCAAAATTGCGTTATTCCACTAAATGGAGCCTTATTGAACCACTACAAAACCTGTTACTTTAACGTGTAAAACCAAGTTCCACCAGTAGATGTCCTTCTTCAGATCAGCTGACTTTTACTCTTGACCCTTTTATTGCACTCCAAGGAATGAAGCTGATGTTGCATTACTTTGGTTGCAAAACACCTCACTTTCATCCAGCTCAAAGTCTGCTGTAAGGTTGTGTGGTAGATTGTACGTGAccacagcacattttaaacGTTTTTGGTGCAATATATTTCAGAAAacttactttaaatatataattatctTACAAATGTTATTTGGTGTTATAAACAAAAAACTGCTAATTCACATGATTTAAACATAATTTTCTTTAAGAACTTTCAGAGAAACTGCAGATGAAGttctacataaataaataaaaatgatcttgAATGCTATAAGAAAACTGTCTTTCAAAGAGGAACTAAGAAAGTGTCCAAATATTGCACTCAACAGGACTTCAGTGCCCTCTTGTGGActattaataattatttaagGAAAGCCCTGAGCATGGAGGAATAATCCATACAGATTAAACCTGTTTCTATTAATCTTATAATGTGATCACAAATGCATCAGTAATGAGGAGACTAAAGGAGAAatgtacatgtgtttttatttatatgacaGAAGCTGTTTAATACATCTGTGGAAGATGATATATCAGTTTCATTAGGATGGTATTCATTACAtcaatgtacaatgtaaagaacaaacacacaattaatcTATAGTGCAGCATTTACATGGTTTCTCTTGTTCAAAGCAAACcaaataactacatttattattgattatattgCCATGTTACACAGAACTATACACACGAGCTGTTTAGATATAAATACTCCATTTCCACTGTCCATTCTTGGCCAGTATTGTCAGCAATAACCTCAACAGTTGCTTATGTTATAAAAGTCGAAAGTTCAGCTGGTAATATTTTTCAATCAATCAAGATATTAGAAAATTGATGCTATGTTGTTAGGAAGACAAGGTCACACCAATCCTTTCCATAAGCATTGACAAGCAAATATAACTCCTTGTTTTCAGAGTAGGTTCTGTGTTATATTGATGAGTCTGCATCTAATTTGTATGGTGACAATGCATTACAGTATCAGTCTCCCATAGCAATAAAACACGGTTGGTATTCAAGTAAATAATGGGCAAGTTGTGTCTTTTGTGCTCCACCCAACAGTTCCTGCTACATGTCATTGTAGTTTCCAATTCTTGCTTACTTCACTTGTCACCCTCCTGCTTGTGTTTGATCTGAACAGGTATGACAATCTCATTGGCTGGGTTGCTGACGGATGTCCCGGGGGCCGGGGCCTCTATGGACAGGACTCCATCACCAGACAGCGAAGAGGTGATGTGCTGCAAGTCCACCCCCTGTggcaaccttttaaaaaacaaagagtgaGTTTATATATAACTCTTCTAAACTTTTCACAATGTGTTTGCGTTATCAAGATTGTTATTACTATAGGGCTTCCGAGAGATTAAAATGAATCCCACAGAAATCTTTTTCTCTGAGACAACTTACTTGTATTTCCGAgtgaagcaccttgaaacaGATCCATGATCATCCTGCTTTTCTTCATGATTTCCTTTTAATGAAAAGATTATTGATTATAGGAAACAATTGAATCCATGACCATTTATTGtggataaaaaacatttcttctgATGCCTTCACTTATGTTTTGTCACATTATATAAATAGCTTGTGGGAAATCATAGAATCATGAGCGCATTACCTGATATTTGCAAATAACCCTCCTTCGTTGTGATTGTAATCTCCTCTGGCGAGAAGTGATTGACGTCCAGGTTAATCTTCCAGCTGTCCTGCCCTGTCTGGATCTCTGTCACCCCGCTTGTCACCTGTTTTGGACCCTTTGGGTTCACCGCTGCAGGGTGCTGACCGCTGAATGGAGGCAGAAGGGGATTTTGTGCATACCCAGGCCAGGAGAAAGAAGCCAGCCTCTTCTTTGACCAGTCTATCCAGTCTATATCACTGGGGTCCAGGAAAGGAGGGAGGCCAAAATCCTGTGCAAAGATTCGGCTCGGCTGCGTCCAGTTTGGGAAGGGTTCCCAGTTTACATCTCTGCGGAAAATGGGACGGGttaatgctttattttgttCCCCCATATCCAAACAACGAGCTCAGGATGAAGGGAAAGGATGTTGAAAGTGCAAAAACCTGTAGTTCCACCCTAACGAACAAGTCCAGATTGAGGAACTGGGCACTATACAATgggctgctgtgttttcatcctCAACAGAAAGTGAGCAGCAGGACTGAAGGAAACGCTGCACTGGCCTCTGTAATGCTctactcacacacatttatacccCACTGATTCATTCTAGCACTTGTCCAGCATTAAGTGTGATCTAATTGATGAGAATCACTTGGTATGTCATGAGCCGGGGCGTTATTCTGCCGTTGCCCCGGGTCCAGGAACGGATAATGctaactattttttatttatacctCTGGAGAGTCAGTGTCAAGTTGTTGGGGAGTGACTGTAGAAGCAGCAAGCAGCCAGTTTATTCAGCAGTGGCATCTGCAGTCTTGTCACATACTGGTGCTCTTTGTCCAAAGAAATCACGGCCTTGTGTTATGTGAGGGAACAGCACGAACATTCAGAGTCACACGGTAAACAACTTCCAGCTAGACAACAGAAGAttggagaaaaacacaaaccagcAGTCTCATGTGATGAGCATTTAGGGAAAATTACAATGTTGAAGACTTGTTTACATACAGGACAAAGTGATGGACTGAGGCAGTGACGCAGTCGAGTGGTGGTGAGGAATTTGACATTTAGAGCTATGGCTTCATGGGTCAAATAATTTGCCAAGGGAGTGGAATCGCATTTAATAATGAAGCAATTTCTGAAGCCTTTCCATCTTCACCATCCAAAGCATTAGTCCACCTATATCCATATTAAGCATGCAATACAATGCGACCAAGTAGCTGCAGTAAGTAAACACAGAATGATTGGAGTGACGCTATTATGACAAAACTATTGTTAGGAACATGATCTTGGATtatgtcatttattaaaatTACCAACACGTTACATATGTTGTAGCTAATACCAGTGGAGGAATGTAGCGCAGTACCCAAGTACTAtttcattttactttacttgagtatttccattttatgatCCTTTATATTTTCACTCCACGACACTTTGGATGCAAATCCTTTTTTGCATGAATTTAAAACTAgttcctttttatttacaaaaacacatgatatgctAACATTATATGATGTAGTACTTTACTACTCAAAGGGGCCATTTTAAAGAATgagcacttttactttttatactttttgatgcctatacttttgtacttaagtaagattCTGAATTCTGGATGTTTACTTGTGATGGTGTATTTTAACACCATAGTATTTCACTTTTACTGAGGtgaaggatctgagtacttcatcCTCATCTGGTTAATGCTGCAATCTTACCTTGGTTTATTACCAGTGGGCAATATGTGTGTAATTTAGCTTGGAGACAAATATGAGTTGTGGTGTACTGCAGTGACACCACACTTGTAAACCCACgtaaaatactgtatgtgttaccTTTTTAAGCACTTTTGCCAAGTTATGTCATGCCACAGATTGTGTAAAacctgtgttttaaaatgaagttaCTAAATGCGAACggtcatattttaaaatgtacaacatataaaacacagaGTTCTAATAAAGATATACATTctattttgtttgaaaaactTTATTACCCCTGAATTTGGTCACAGTACATATAAATGCGAtccatacatttttttcagaagTCAAAACATTGTCAACGCTGTGTGACATCATCAATAATGGAGTGTTTGGACAGCCGCAGGTTGTGCGGACCTTTGTCGAGAGTTTAATTACCTATATTTAGCTCTTTGAACTTAAGTGCAGTAAGTCATTGATTTAGGCCTATCGTAGATCATCCACCTAACGACTGACTGTAAAATAGATGAACCCACTAAGCTTCAATTACAAAGTGTGTTCACATTACAATAAATCAATGACATAGTTTTATTACCCAGAATGCTTGGTTGTTATGTTGGGTGTGGTCAAAGGTGCAAGGCAGGTTACAATATAGTAGAAAATATGGTATTTAGTCACTTTTTAACCGTGCATTGACCCTTGCTCCACTTATTGATAGAATTTAGTTctgcatttagtttttattactAAAAAAATATCTTACTTGTCCGTTCTTATCTATTGTGTAGCATGGAATTATGCATGCACTCATTTTCTAGTTGAACAATTGTCACTAAATGAGGAGTTGTGATTAAAAAGCCTCAGTTGTCACAGCTTCTTCTGTCCGTGCAGCTTTtctgaaatgaagaaaaaacagtgaaaataaagacagtttatttttattctgtagcagaaaacaaaaagaaaaagcctcTGACAAACGTTTTTCCATATCAAGGTTTAAAATATAAGTAATGCATTTTAGAAACATTATTTCCAAAGTGCCATGTGAAGATACGACtcactttttctgtttcctggaGAGAAGAACGATGGTGGTTATAATTAGAATCAGTGCTGCAGCTCCAATGACTGAACCCGTCACAATTCCTGCAATATTAactgaaaataatatatgtttttaaaaccaGAGACTCCAGGACAATAAGTCTTAACATCAGTTTGTTTGATTCTTTCCTTTTGGTACCTTAGCTGATACTTATCTCAACAGATTCAGGAAGGAAAAAAGACTACAAGCAACAAGCTCCCGATCCAAACACAATTTTGATTGCTCTGCTTACACATTCATCCAAAAGTGTTCATGCTTGTATTtttacttcttttcttttcctatgAAGTTGCATTTGTATCTCATATTTAAAGAATGTTTGTGTACCTTCTGAACATACTAAGCATTTCTTGTGGATCAAAGGATTTTGATTTGTTCAGTATGGCATTTGagtgcatgtactgtatttgtttcaaaAGAGAGAAACCAGGCAGGAAAAAGGTCATTGTTGATTTGTGATTATGCTGCAATATACATCCACCTTATGCAAGAAGCTTATTCAATTTCTATTGACAATGGAGGCATTGTTCTAGGTACAGCtttggaaaaaattaagagccCACTCCTAAATGTATGGCAGCCACTCCAGTGTCTGTTAAATTCCAAGGCAGAGACATGTTGTCAGTAGCTTATAGAACAAACactcaaatatatacatataaatagtaaaaccagagaaactgataatgttgcagtggtctcttaatttttctcaGGGCTGTATATCAACGTCGGTTGGTTAAACACTTAAAGACCTGGGGCAGACAATCATTGTGACTCTAAGATAATTCCAAATCGTCAAGTCAAATATAGTAGCTCAGATACATAATCGTTTGGgtgtaaatgttttgaaagtgatttaattgtttgtgtatttcaacACTTCAGAGCTGATTCGTTTGATCAAAgaatgcactcacacacatgcatgtcaCACATTTGCCACTGCTGATTTGTGAAGATAAAATCATTGAAATGAGAGatttcatcatttattcatacTGAGAGCCACGCAGTTGGTTTCTTCTCCAGTCCACCAGCCGTTCTCCTGGCATACGCGCTCCGATGATCCTTTGAGAGTGAAGCCCTCGTCGCAGGAAAGCTTCACCTTAGCCCCCTGTAAATATGTGGTCCCCTCCTTCTTTCCATTAAAAGGTGGTGAAAGCCATCCACAGGATATCACTGCAAAGCACAACAATAACTCATACAGTGAAATTAAGTTCCTGCAATCACTTATTCATCATATCATTTTAAACACTCACCTTGCTTTAGATCTTCTTCAAGAGAAATGTGACTTTGGAAAGACATTTTTGTAGCGTTTCCCATTGTTGGACTACGGCCCACCAGGATATCATACCTACAGGACAGAGGTAGTGatcataatgaaaataaagttgaaaataaaatcataagaAGTGGatattatcaatattttatttgtctttcgGTGAGATTTGTTGCCTGTCCAATGtccattttattcaaatgaataccTCCAGTTTTATCACAAGGACATCAACGGGGTTATTTTGTAAGACTTCATTTAAGAAAGCTAATTTCAAGACATTTTCCAACTTCTTTCACAAGCTAAACTGTACTCCTTATGACAAGTAAACTGAACTTCATGTGTAAAAGAATGGACTTTATTCTAACTGAGATGGCCAACATTAGTTGTTTAATAGAAAGGATTctattaattatttataacattGAGATAAATAACGTTTTTGTCTCATACTTGCAGAACTGTGAGCCCTCTCCAGAGCATATCTCAGACGCCTGAATAGCTAATGGGTCATCAGGATTCTCCGGAATAGAAAAAACTGGAATAAAACTTATGTCATGTCTGGGAGCATAAAAATATGTGTCCAAAAGATTTTTTGAATCATATGTGAACAATGCAGACTGGTTGGAGATGGCCCCTGTAagacaaaagagaaagataTTATTAAAAGTGTTTGAATTTAAGTGGAGAATCTGCAACATTAACATAGTTTGCAGGAACAGACGAAAGAGATGTAAATCCCTCCATGAAAGCATGACAAGAAGTGTACATGACCCAAAACACGGAGCAGCATGGTATggcaaatgtttaattattccTCACTAATTTCCAGGGTTACTTCTACGCTGattcatgaatacatttatggctccaggtttctttttttaacttcactCATGTTTATTGCTTCCTGTCCTGTTTTGATACACAGCTCTCcttttgtttcagtttattAGTTTAACCTGTTTTTCATTAGCCCTGCAATCACCAGGCCTCTGCCCACCTGGTCCCACTTCCCATTTACTCAGTCACTACTTATACCGGTTGTATATAGCTGGATCAGTTTGCCTGTGACCTGTGCTGTTTTATCCTTCCTGCCTTCTGGACTTCATCCCTGTAAGCCTTTACATATATCCATTGAATTGTTGAATTGCTTCtccatctgtttctgtgttaaGTTCTCTCTCCTGCCACCTGCACACAGAATCTTAACACATTAACTGAATTACTTTTACCTGCCGATCAAATCTATCATTAGCTTCACTTTTTCACTTCAGTAAACAAAAGTGTTGTTGTTCCTtatgtgaaaatataatatattctcAAAGTAACATACCAAAAACTTTAATCTATGTTTCAAATATCATGCTAAATTCATATTGAATGAGGTTGTGTTGGGTATATAACATACACAGCTCATTGTGAAGtatttttaaatggtttattaaTTGTAATACTCTTTAGTTCGATTTTATAGTGTGATTTTGTTTGGAAAATCACACACTTTTTTAACCCATTTTACTTCCTgttgcatgcttttattttgaaatgttttagaCTATGATTTTAACCCTTTCTCTCATGAAAGTTGGTAAGCAATCAAAAGTAAATACCACATGAACTTTTAAAAACTAGCACATCATTTGAGTTGTGAATAATGTCTTACAGCCTGCCCCAAAGCTGAACACCTCCTCTGGATTTGTGACATTCCACACAAGTTCCCCATTGTTGAGAGTGAGGTCGTCTTTGGGGTCACCGTTCATTATTCCCAGCAGTCCCTTGGTTGTATCTTTGAACTCCTCAGGCAGGAGTACGGTGGTGGTCATGGTTCCCTCTCTCAGGCGCACCTCTACTCCAGCACCACTGCTGAACATCACGGTCACATTTGAAGAGGtaggagaaaataaagacacaccTGGAAGAGAGAAATGTTGTAGTCAAGCTATAGAATCTAGTGATCAAAGGGATACATTTATTGATTTCCTCATGGGTTGAAAGTTTAATCAGGGTCTCACCGTGTAGGTCCATCCAGCTCTGCTCAGAAAACAAGAGGGTTTTTTGATTCTGCAGCACCTCAAGGCCATTATGATCGCTGAGCAGCCGCACCTCAATAACATCGGAGACGGTTTCTTGCATGGCAACAGACGTCAACTGTGTTGCTTTTAAAGTTCCTAATAGTAAGAGAATCAGAACAATGACATAGGAAAAAGGTTTTAATGGGTAGAGACATAAAGACATACATAAACTCTAAATGCCTTTAGTGACTCACCATTTACAGGCTCAGTTCTGCCTTGAATTGTCAGCCCTTTCGCAAAAGAGGTCACCAAAGTGTATTCCCCGTAGCCATTGAAGGAGTAGCTGACACCATCAAATGTTATGAAGTGGGGATCTCCAAACACCACAGCTGgaatttcaaacacaaaagtttgactttgcatttaaatggtcttaaaatcaattcaaacaccatgacacctttccatcagattaatgataaagacctagaggacattattctacatctgaagtcctcctcctgctgccttgatattatacctacaagctttttcaaaaatgtttttcatagcatgtcctcagagctacttcatatagtaaacaggtctcttcactcaggtgtatttccacaggccctaaaaactgcagtaattaaaccgctcttaaaGAATAATCTGGATGCTTCAGCAATGAATAATTACAagcccatatcaaacctcccatttcgaggtaaaatcattgaaaaagtagtttttaaacatctgagtaatttcttggatgcaaataacagttttgatgtgttccagtcgGGCTTTCGAGCGCACCACAGCACAGAGAatgctcttgttaaggtcttcaatgacatccacttaaacacagacagaatctcagtgttcgtattattagatctcagcgctgcattcgatactgttgaccacaacatattactagacagactagaaaactggttgggactttcggcaacagttctaaattggtttgaatcttacttaaaggacaggaaacactttgtttccataggcagctacacatcagatttaacaaatatgacatgtggggttcctcaaggttccgtcttggggcctcttctctttaacatctacatgctaccactggctcagatgatgaaaagcaacaaaacaagttaccatagctatgcagatgatacacacattGACATTACCATGGACCACCAGGTactatgctccaattaaaacattgagtaagtgcattgaacaaatcaatgactggatgagtcagaactttctcccattaaacaaagacaaaactgaggtaattgtttttggagcgaaggaggaacgacaaaaagtcagtaCTGAGCTTgagtcagcaatgttcaaaacaacagcaaacgccagaaacctaggtgtagtcatggagtcagacacattaaaacaatcactaagtccgcctactatcacctgaagaacatatctaggattaaaggactaatgtcacagcaggatgtAGAAcaacttgtccatgcttttatcttcagtagactggactactgtaacggtgtctttacaggtctcaccaagaaatccattagaaagctgcagctgattcagaacgctgcggctcaGGTCCTCACTAACAccaagagagtggatcacatcactccagttctgaagtctttacagagctggtttataaagcattgaatggtttaggccctaaatacatttgtgatctcctgctacattatgaaccattcagaactctcaggtcttctgggacgggtccACTTTCTGTCCCCTGACTTAGAACtaaaggagaagcagcgttcagttattatgctccaaatatctgaaacaaactcccagaaccctgcaggtccgctgcaactcttactacttcTAAATCCAGGCTAAAAAACGTTTCTTTTTGCCGCtacttttaattgaactgttcttatctaacattgcactgtgactgttattctgcactgtaacttttattcatgtattttatacctgttgtgtttatttgattatctttgctcttaaatgactgtttttaaatgcctttttataatgtgtttatactgcacCACTTcgtaatgctcttaatgtcgTTCAtgtctgtaaagcactttgaattgccttgtgttgaaaggtgctaataaataaacttgccttgccttgtcacttaaaaacacattgatgcTGTGATAAATGATTTACTTACCTGAGGTGGGGGGCTGGTACTGTCTGCAGTCACTGGAGGGCCGGTGTTTGAAGTAGTAGTGGCAGTTGTCAGACCACAGGCAGCAGTAGTAGAAACTGAGGACGTCGTACACCCAGTGGGACTGTCCAGGGATTCGAGGGGGTTTCTTATATGGAGGTGAGCCCCAGTCGTGTGCTCGGTCTGGAGTACTTCCCCCATTAGAGTCTGCGGTCAGCACCTGAGCACCGGTGCTGTCATAGCAACATTGTTGTCCTGCTGCATACATTGGACTGTGGataaatatcccaaaacaaatTTTGTTAGACATTGAGCTCTACTGCAACAACAGATGAGCTACACTAGAGGCTCTGTGAGATTGCAGTCAATGCTAATGTAACGGTTCAAGATTTAAAGGCTTTTTGCAATATATGCTCCATAGCTACATTATAGCTTTTgtcaggctcctccaacaatgcaacatataaTATGCttggaataaaaagaaaagtaaaatagaCGAAATGGTGTACATTGCCTGAAGAAAAGATATACTTCAAAcatataaaatagaataagataaaaGATAATGTACAATTTGATGTACAGTATGCTTGACTAAACACACTAGCATGGGCAAGGTAAGGTTTGGGCAAGTCTTTGAGGTTCTCGATTTGAGTATGTTTCGGATGAATTGCAAATGCATTTATAATCTCAAGAATAAAATGTGGACATCTGACCGTGAGGTTGTAGGACTCACCTGGCCTGTATAGCCCTCACACAGTGAACACATCCTGGGTGGTAGGTGCACACGCTCTCCTTCTCTATGTCACAGCCATAGTCCgtctgtggagagagagagacacatcCTTTGTAACCAGGCAGCTAAATGTACATTCCCATACAAATACAGCAGTCACAGAAGCATatcatattattaataataataattatgatgatATTAATGTGACAAAGGCATCCAGATTTTCTATTCGCTTGTCTACAATTCAATGATTTACACTGACTCAGTCATTTAAGGTCAGTAATGCCTTTGCCTAACCCTAGttgtgaaatg
Coding sequences within:
- the LOC134868591 gene encoding heat shock protein beta-1-like isoform X1, which translates into the protein MCVSRALQRPVQRFLQSCCSLSVEDENTAAHCIVPSSSIWTCSLGWNYRDVNWEPFPNWTQPSRIFAQDFGLPPFLDPSDIDWIDWSKKRLASFSWPGYAQNPLLPPFSGQHPAAVNPKGPKQVTSGVTEIQTGQDSWKINLDVNHFSPEEITITTKEGYLQISGNHEEKQDDHGSVSRCFTRKYKLPQGVDLQHITSSLSGDGVLSIEAPAPGTSVSNPANEIVIPVQIKHKQEGDK
- the LOC134868591 gene encoding heat shock protein beta-1-like isoform X2; the protein is MGEQNKALTRPIFRRDVNWEPFPNWTQPSRIFAQDFGLPPFLDPSDIDWIDWSKKRLASFSWPGYAQNPLLPPFSGQHPAAVNPKGPKQVTSGVTEIQTGQDSWKINLDVNHFSPEEITITTKEGYLQISGNHEEKQDDHGSVSRCFTRKYKLPQGVDLQHITSSLSGDGVLSIEAPAPGTSVSNPANEIVIPVQIKHKQEGDK
- the LOC134868075 gene encoding sushi domain-containing protein 2-like, encoding MYLGNYLKGRQSREQSFHSTMTDRFTVAIFVLLVSCICRTLGQTCEGNCGGKLDLCSCHPTCTSLENCCKDYKEYCVEVLPYSGSIMGGTDFIVLNSTFNNRPEIICRFHDNIKTEGYVDENSRGHCISPLLYETGWVPLSISSDNGTTFNRVGAWLSVHTGKLDAKFKAILVNSTKWQYYATPKVSGNLEMTWNTSLVRAEKVNIELWGYRETGEPYTDIWLGEWAYLYSLVKDQPNSGSFSFLPKPAKNGFSSWELGSLRISPSVYPDGMWNVHAAWTEDHALAWHLEEKFRQNSTVWALDKCLAWDQLENKLPNFLREIIDCPCTLAQARADTGRFHTDYGCDIEKESVCTYHPGCVHCVRAIQASPMYAAGQQCCYDSTGAQVLTADSNGGSTPDRAHDWGSPPYKKPPRIPGQSHWVYDVLSFYYCCLWSDNCHYYFKHRPSSDCRQYQPPTSAVVFGDPHFITFDGVSYSFNGYGEYTLVTSFAKGLTIQGRTEPVNGTLKATQLTSVAMQETVSDVIEVRLLSDHNGLEVLQNQKTLLFSEQSWMDLHGVSLFSPTSSNVTVMFSSGAGVEVRLREGTMTTTVLLPEEFKDTTKGLLGIMNGDPKDDLTLNNGELVWNVTNPEEVFSFGAGWAISNQSALFTYDSKNLLDTYFYAPRHDISFIPVFSIPENPDDPLAIQASEICSGEGSQFCKYDILVGRSPTMGNATKMSFQSHISLEEDLKQVISCGWLSPPFNGKKEGTTYLQGAKVKLSCDEGFTLKGSSERVCQENGWWTGEETNCVALINIAGIVTGSVIGAAALILIITTIVLLSRKQKKKAARTEEAVTTEAF